The following proteins are co-located in the uncultured Draconibacterium sp. genome:
- a CDS encoding pectate lyase, protein MKKTILISLISILFLSNSWAQQLAFPTAEGYGKYTIGGRGGEVFEVTNLNDSGEGSLRAAVDASGPRTVVFQVSGNIELESPITIRNPYITIAGQTAPGDGICLKNHPLNIDADQVIVRYIRVRPGDVSGNDYDAISSRYTKHVILDHLSASWSIDECVSVYHCDSITIQWCLIAESLYGSNHIKGHHGFGGIWGSNYGTYHHNLLADHSSRNPRMASGSGYTDYRNNVIYNWGYQSCYGGEAFQTGNDKFNFSRFNVVANYYKPGPATRPGEVAHRIANPGYRNETNDFGKWYIADNLVEGNDQVSLNNWDGGIQTKVSFEKIKMDEPWPSMTINQQKAKEAYQIVLENAGAVLPKRDAIDSRIIHDARNGTATFEGSTYKKEQEVADASKICGIIDSQNDVGGWPVLKSLPAPLDTDHDGMPDVWEKKNELNPNDASDRNKIAENGYTMLEIYLNDIN, encoded by the coding sequence ATGAAAAAAACAATCCTAATTTCACTAATATCTATCCTGTTTTTATCGAACTCGTGGGCGCAACAACTGGCCTTCCCAACTGCCGAAGGATATGGAAAATACACAATTGGTGGGCGCGGTGGTGAAGTATTTGAAGTCACAAACCTTAATGATTCCGGCGAAGGTAGTCTTCGCGCTGCGGTTGATGCGTCCGGTCCACGTACAGTCGTATTTCAGGTATCAGGTAACATCGAACTTGAAAGTCCGATTACTATCAGAAATCCATACATTACAATCGCCGGACAGACGGCACCCGGAGATGGAATATGTCTTAAAAATCATCCACTTAATATTGACGCCGATCAGGTTATTGTCAGATATATTCGGGTTAGGCCCGGCGATGTATCTGGTAACGACTACGATGCAATTTCAAGCAGATATACAAAACACGTCATATTGGATCACCTCTCAGCGAGTTGGAGCATTGATGAATGTGTGTCGGTTTACCATTGCGACAGCATTACAATTCAGTGGTGTTTAATTGCAGAAAGTTTGTATGGATCAAACCACATCAAAGGGCATCATGGATTTGGTGGTATATGGGGAAGCAATTATGGCACCTATCATCATAACCTTTTGGCAGATCATAGTAGCAGAAATCCACGTATGGCATCCGGTTCAGGATACACCGATTACAGGAACAATGTTATTTACAATTGGGGCTATCAAAGTTGTTACGGCGGCGAGGCCTTTCAAACTGGTAATGACAAATTCAATTTTTCAAGATTTAATGTTGTTGCCAATTATTACAAGCCCGGTCCGGCCACAAGACCAGGTGAAGTAGCTCACCGAATTGCCAATCCCGGATACAGAAACGAAACGAATGATTTTGGGAAATGGTACATTGCAGATAACCTTGTTGAAGGCAATGACCAGGTATCGTTAAACAATTGGGATGGCGGAATACAAACAAAAGTTTCATTCGAAAAAATTAAAATGGATGAGCCCTGGCCGTCTATGACAATTAATCAGCAAAAAGCAAAAGAAGCCTACCAAATTGTTCTTGAAAATGCCGGTGCTGTATTGCCCAAAAGAGATGCAATAGATTCAAGGATAATCCATGATGCCCGCAATGGCACTGCAACCTTTGAAGGCAGTACATATAAAAAGGAGCAGGAAGTTGCAGATGCTTCTAAAATCTGTGGAATTATCGACTCTCAGAACGATGTTGGTGGATGGCCTGTTTTGAAAAGCTTACCTGCCCCGCTTGACACCGATCATGACGGGATGCCAGACGTATGGGAAAAGAAAAACGAACTGAATCCAAATGATGCTTCCGACCGAAATAAGATAGCCGAAAATGGGTACACCATGCTCGAGATATACCTTAACGATATCAATTAA
- a CDS encoding pectate lyase yields the protein MSLLFFSPSKSQQLAFPGAEGFGAYATGGRGGQVIEVTNLLDNEEGTINGSLRWAFKQCSYEPTTIVFRVSGVINLVDELRGKFTKGVTIAGQTAPGDGICIRGNKVNLGGSSNLILRHLRFRNGLRDDESFIKGGSIGIENANNVIIDHCTFGWSGEENMTMYDNDSTTVQWCIVHEGLYASGHAKGARSYGCQWGGQNASYHHNLLAHYYSRTPRFNGSKHHDKNVVYEYINNVNYNWGKANSAYGAYIEIADGTYQCKMINNYYKPGPARPGNLASFFAQSLHHSMQGDSLIAQWYMNGNIMEGSANIALNENNSLGLNAEKYEHVGIGTSALIAKKPFNIPHALSIESAVEAYKNVLAGAGAFPRDIVDKRIVNEVRTGTASGAGSTYKKEQEVADASKICGIIDSQNDIGGWPVLKSLPAPLDTDHDGMPDVWEKKNGLNPSNANDRNSNGEDGYTMLEKYLNSIK from the coding sequence ATGTCTTTACTATTTTTCTCTCCTTCAAAATCTCAACAACTAGCATTTCCGGGTGCCGAAGGATTTGGCGCGTATGCAACAGGCGGGAGAGGCGGACAAGTTATTGAAGTAACCAACCTTTTAGACAATGAGGAAGGAACAATTAACGGCAGTCTGCGTTGGGCATTTAAACAATGTTCTTACGAACCTACAACAATTGTTTTCAGAGTTTCCGGTGTAATCAATCTGGTTGATGAACTAAGAGGAAAATTTACAAAAGGTGTAACTATTGCGGGACAAACAGCTCCGGGCGACGGGATTTGCATTCGTGGTAATAAAGTAAATCTTGGTGGAAGCTCTAATCTGATTTTACGTCATCTTCGTTTTCGCAATGGCCTTCGTGACGATGAATCTTTCATTAAAGGCGGATCTATAGGTATCGAAAATGCCAACAATGTTATTATCGACCATTGTACCTTTGGCTGGTCGGGCGAAGAAAATATGACAATGTACGACAACGACTCTACCACCGTTCAGTGGTGTATTGTTCACGAAGGACTATACGCCTCAGGGCATGCCAAAGGTGCACGAAGTTATGGCTGTCAGTGGGGAGGGCAAAATGCAAGCTACCACCACAACCTACTTGCCCATTATTACAGTCGCACTCCGCGATTTAACGGTAGTAAACACCACGATAAAAATGTTGTATATGAGTATATAAACAATGTTAATTATAACTGGGGGAAAGCCAATTCAGCCTACGGTGCCTACATCGAAATTGCAGACGGAACTTATCAGTGTAAAATGATTAACAATTACTATAAGCCAGGTCCGGCGCGACCCGGTAATTTGGCATCTTTCTTTGCCCAATCCTTACATCATTCCATGCAGGGCGACTCCTTAATCGCTCAATGGTATATGAATGGGAATATTATGGAAGGTTCAGCCAATATAGCACTAAATGAAAATAACTCACTCGGTTTAAATGCTGAAAAATATGAACATGTAGGTATTGGCACATCAGCTTTAATCGCCAAAAAACCGTTCAATATTCCTCATGCCCTTTCTATAGAATCGGCGGTTGAAGCATACAAAAATGTATTGGCAGGTGCCGGTGCATTTCCGCGAGACATTGTCGATAAACGTATTGTTAACGAAGTTCGCACAGGTACTGCATCGGGTGCAGGCAGTACATATAAAAAGGAGCAGGAAGTTGCAGATGCTTCTAAAATCTGTGGAATTATCGACTCTCAGAATGATATTGGTGGATGGCCTGTTTTGAAAAGCTTACCTGCCCCGCTTGACACCGATCATGACGGGATGCCAGACGTATGGGAAAAGAAAAACGGACTGAATCCAAGCAATGCAAATGATAGAAATAGTAATGGCGAAGATGGGTACACCATGTTGGAAAAATATTTGAATAGTATAAAATAA
- a CDS encoding nucleoside hydrolase-like domain-containing protein, whose translation MIVTSDGEIDDQASMIRFLLYTNECDVEAIVLSSSQYHSESHGHWAGNDWVTPDLDAYEQVYPNLLKHDPNYPSPEYLRSRTAVGNVKTEGEMEEVTAGSELIAQILLDTSDDRPVWLQAWGGTNTIARALKTIEENHPERMQEVAAKCRFYFIWEQDATYQEYIRPHWSKYNIPTIISDQFEAVAYRWKQIQPKEMQVYYEAAWMKENILENHGPLCSIYQAHKKTSERNNFDYYEGDFLSEGDSPSFFHNIATGLRNMESPDWGGWGGRFVWVRENTWLDPVPVEGYTYPEGRWYTENAWGREGTRQHMTTFTHPEYREYFKPMWRWTPALQNDFAARADWCVKSFEDTNHPPIVKLNHAIDLKAKPGETIKLSAKGTSDPDGDILNIRWWQYTEADTYQGTIEMKNSSRSDASFKIPKDAGENETIHIICEVTDSGSPQLTRYQRVIINIE comes from the coding sequence GTGATTGTAACATCAGACGGTGAAATCGACGACCAAGCCTCAATGATTCGATTTCTGCTGTATACAAATGAATGCGATGTAGAAGCCATTGTGTTGTCATCTTCGCAATATCATTCTGAAAGTCACGGTCATTGGGCAGGAAATGATTGGGTAACCCCCGACCTGGATGCCTACGAGCAGGTTTATCCAAATCTATTAAAACATGATCCTAACTATCCAAGCCCAGAATATCTTCGTTCACGCACTGCCGTGGGTAATGTGAAAACAGAAGGAGAAATGGAAGAGGTAACGGCAGGATCAGAATTGATTGCACAAATTTTACTTGATACGTCAGATGATCGCCCCGTTTGGCTACAGGCTTGGGGAGGGACAAACACCATCGCACGCGCGTTGAAAACAATCGAAGAAAATCATCCGGAACGGATGCAAGAAGTTGCAGCAAAGTGCCGTTTCTACTTTATCTGGGAGCAGGATGCAACTTATCAGGAATACATTAGGCCACATTGGAGCAAGTACAATATTCCCACAATTATTTCAGACCAGTTTGAGGCAGTTGCTTACCGTTGGAAACAGATTCAACCGAAAGAAATGCAAGTTTATTACGAAGCGGCATGGATGAAAGAAAATATTTTGGAAAACCACGGTCCTTTGTGTTCGATCTACCAAGCTCATAAAAAAACATCGGAGAGAAACAACTTCGATTACTACGAAGGAGATTTCCTATCCGAGGGCGATTCACCTTCATTTTTTCACAACATTGCAACCGGCTTACGCAACATGGAGTCACCAGATTGGGGTGGCTGGGGTGGCCGTTTCGTATGGGTGCGTGAGAATACCTGGCTCGATCCGGTTCCCGTTGAAGGATATACTTATCCGGAAGGACGCTGGTACACCGAAAATGCTTGGGGCAGAGAGGGTACGCGCCAGCACATGACCACCTTTACCCATCCCGAATACCGTGAATATTTCAAGCCGATGTGGCGTTGGACACCTGCACTTCAAAACGACTTTGCAGCGCGAGCAGACTGGTGTGTTAAATCATTTGAAGATACAAACCACCCGCCAATTGTAAAACTCAATCATGCCATCGACCTAAAAGCCAAACCGGGTGAGACCATAAAACTTAGTGCAAAAGGCACAAGCGATCCTGATGGTGATATTTTGAATATTCGCTGGTGGCAATATACCGAAGCTGATACCTATCAGGGAACCATTGAAATGAAGAACTCTTCAAGAAGCGATGCTTCATTCAAGATACCCAAGGATGCTGGTGAGAACGAAACCATTCATATCATTTGTGAGGTTACAGATTCGGGATCACCACAATTAACAAGGTATCAACGAGTAATAATAAAC